The following nucleotide sequence is from Salvia splendens isolate huo1 chromosome 2, SspV2, whole genome shotgun sequence.
GAGCTAAGTAACTAACTTACACAACAAATGTGCTTCAAGTGTGCTCAGTAACAATAAGGTAATCTTTTCATTATTGTGTTTTGGTGGTGGTAGATGTAGATGTtggttgtttttttaatatcataACAAGAAGCCTGTATCCTGGATTTAGTCCATGTCAATAAAAGTATATGTCGTATTAGTCCAATAAAAATGTATCTGCATGATAGTCATTCTTCTATATATTTGACTCAGGTTTCAAAAGATATAAAGTATGCTGATAAGCTGCCAGTCGTTCCATGGGGACCAAGGTATGCATTTCTTCTAATTGAGAGTCACAACTTATGGAAATTATTGCTGTTATACTGCTATGAAATTGGTTCTTTTCTGTCAATCTTCATTATCCTTTAGATAGCAGCTACTCTTACGCCCTGTATGTACTGATACCACTAATCAAATTTTAGTCATATGGAACTTTGTATCAGTCCACATGTTTATGATAGATGCATAAAATTCATCTCTGAGATAGTGAGATTTCTGTGGTTCATCTATAAGTGTTTATGCCACTGAATTGAATGAATAAATTTTGTGCTAGTTTTGATATTCCTATCTGAATTAGACATATTCTCTAAATTTCTTGACATTTCTATTATTGCCCTTTGCGAACtccttttatttttgattttttccttCTGCCTTTGGGGTGAAAGATCTTATGAGGTACATTGTTCAGGTTTACCAAATCTGAGGCcaaagatattcaaatcaacTTGGCAATATCAGCTGTCTTTGTAAGTAGAAAATTATTTCAATTCGCCTTTTTAATTGCTGTCATTGTTTCTTGGAGCACTATTCCAGTAGATTGATGAGAAAGATGTCAGTTATCACTTTTAGAAATTGAATTTTTAAGTCTTACTCTCTTAATAAATTCTAACATACTTAAGATACTGCCTGAAGATATATTAAGTATGGAAGTGTGGTCAATGACTCAATTATTATGACTTCAGCCCTGCTCCATATGTGAAAATGTTGATCTCAATGAAGGTATAGCTCAAAATCATTTAGTTCCTGTTATGTCGTTTTTTTTAACTTGTACACAGAATTTCCATCCGAGCTTGTAGAAATGATGGCCCCTGTAAAAACAAGAACATGTTTGCTATATAAGAACCCTTAACGTCTCTGCCTTTAGGATTTTTTATTGCATTGGATTAATAAAAAGATAAAGTGCCAGGTGTCGTAATTCTGTGCAATATTTGTGCATTTGAGAAGCATGACTATTGACTAACATAGATCATTTGCCTTGCTCATTCTGCAGACAGCTTGGATATTTATCAAGCGATATGCTGAATACAAACCTTTGCAATTTTTGGCATTTGTGTTTGTCTATCGGATATTTGAGAAGTTAAAAGCAGTTGAACCTCCCTCATCTCCGACATTTAGTGTAAGTTCTGATGAGAAATTGATggttttttcaatatttaatggCTTTTTCTTCAAGAaagattttcaatttttctaaTTGGAAATGTTAGTATTAGCTTCAATAAGTGATCTCTCTACTCCTGTTTTTACTGCAGGAAGAAGGTGGTGAGGATGAAGGGAGGATGTTGAGAATGGGTAAAAGGCTGCTCCGATCTCTTTCGCTGGTTTTTGGCTGTTTAGCTTTTGCCTCTCTGGTAAGTGGAACAATCCAAGTTATGATTATGTATAACACTGCTAAGTGGGTCGCTGAAAGCTTAGACGTCTTCTCATGCGCGTTTCATAGTTTAGATCCTATGGATAAAATTCCAACTGTATTGATGGGGGATAGTTTACTGTATGATATCTCTATTATAAACATGCAGGGCTACACTGGTGTTTTAAATGTGATCGAATATGCAGCTGGCTTTGTACCTGTTTTCTTGTACAACAACCAGGTAATAGCCACTCCGTCTTATATTGATTAGTATGCTTATGATTGAATTCCTTTGAACTCAAAATCTCATGATAATTTTTGTGTTacttatatagtactccatctcAGAGTGGCACTTAATCTCGTGTTCATGTCAGAAACATCTTCAGTTCATTGTGTGACTGACATATAGATAGCGGTCGAGCaataataaaatgcatgcaAGAAATTTTGGCACTTGACCGGCCCATTAATTTTGAACTTTTCATTGCTGAATATGCTTTTCTGCCGTACTATATCTGTCTACTACTCTTTTTCCTACACTTTAGGTGATTATGTATGGTTGTGTTcgagaaaattacaaatcattGGTTTATGGTTTTTCAGGAATTGCTTGTAACTGCATCATCAGCGCTCATGCTCTACATTCTAGCCTCATACTACCGATGAGCTCCTACACTTACGGATTTGTGGTTGGTGGTGGCATTCACTAGGGCAGAAAATTGTTAGATTGTTATCAGTGCCTATCAATTGAGGAAAAAAAACAGATTTCAGCTTCTGTATAGGATTTCAAATTTTGGAACTCGGACTGTTGTTTTTTTACTCCTAGTCGAGAAAATcaaattactaaaaaagaaaatgataataatttaattaagctttTTTGCCCTTTTCTCAAATAAATATTGCTGTGCGGTGAGAATTATTTGTGCGGATACTGTTAATCATGTAATTCAGTTACGCCTATACTATATGCACCTCAGTTGTTCAGTGATAAGATTTGTCAACATTTTGACGTAGGTTTTGTTTGATCGAAGAAGCTTTGTTGGAGAAATTTCTGGCAAAGTTGACCCCAAACaaatctatactaatataaagtGACAGTTTAATGAAAAGACGTATTTaccctttttggcgggaaaacATTATAGTATGTGAGAGGGCATTTTGGTAAATCCAGTTGGCTAAATTTGGagtttattttctaatttttttttgtattctgCATCCTATATTACCTTTCTTTTTTCAGAGATTTACCGATTTGAAATTGGAGAGAAAGCCGAGAGACGGCTGGCGCTGGCGGAGCTCCAGTGATCTGGTTAGACGGCGCTTTCGCCGAGGAAGGGGAAGAAGCTGCTGTTCTTCTCCATTTTGGGAAGGAACAAATGGTGAAATTGAGATAGGAGGCGAAGCCGGCAGCACACTGGCGACGCAAGGGGGAGACGATTTCGCCGAAAGGAGCGGAGTGAGAAGGAACCACCGCTACTGTGTTCTCCAAATTGGGAATTTACGTTGAGAAGGTTTTGTTTAAGAAGAAGACATATAATTGAGAGAAAGGAAAAGGAGCTGACGGAGCTTAGTATAAATTGGGGCTGCCCAATTCTAACTTAATTTGGGCCATTTCTTTAATTGGGCTCTAAGTGTAAATGGTAGAGATAAGGTGGGTAATTTTAATTAGTTGATGGGCCACTACTAATTTTAGTTGGGCCAGTAATCAAATTAATAATTGGGCCGAGAATTATTTATGTTTgattggaaaaaaatatattgactTGGAgctcaattaaataatttttttctcgaATAATTTATCAAGTTCCCGGTGATTGGAAGTATTAAAGTTGGAGACgcgaagggccgaccggcgtcgccccgcgacgccacaggcggccttaagaaatcttaagaaaaattcaaagaaaaggATTTAAGAAGAGATTTTAAGAATCCATAtatcattaattaaattttaagagaatagaatttctccaaaattAGTAAAGGGGATATTACAGTTATGCAAGAGCAGTGAAGCCCGATttaggatttaagaaaaattctataagccgagactaagagatagaTGTTATCCTATAtggtgcatgcattcttttcttagaaaaatagttcaagtatTAATTAGCGTGTCACGCTATTTTCTAAAGGAAATTATTCAAGgggcaagtgaggccaaacGAGGATTTGttaattggagataagcataccaggtgggctttcttttaatatccagcacattagtgtgaatataattatataaattaaatatttgtgAACTTATGGAATGTCATATTTTCTCAAATGGAGCTATGGTTTTTGTTAaattgttgtcatgccataaaatgtttgttttcgagGACTATCTGTTGGACTTTTTGTGTTGGTATTTTAGTTTATGAAGTGTATTATTTGGGCTTTATTTGTGATGAATTTTATGATtaaacatttataaaaatttagaGTTCCAAATTGGGTGTTATGGctatattatcattatatttatgttttaaatattaggttttaattcggaatattaatttataagactttgtataaatcttttaatttaaattctcttttgtaattaaatttgtatattattattttgccttttattagacttttaatttaaaaatgtaggtataattattggaaattgttatatatagtaaaataaatCTTTAACTTGATGAATTCGATAATAAAGTTGTAGGTTTTCtatctaaatataaataaaaattggagGATGTTGTAGTCGAGTAGTTTTATAGAAAAGTGGTCCttctaaattttattgaaagatgcatatataattgaaacttaattgtaaataaattatcTAATGTAAATTCAAAGTAATTAATAACTAGAAGTAAAATTATTTCGTTATTAATACATACTCAATTGTTTGcaaattgtgtttatattttcatatattaaCTTATGAAAATTCTTTAAAGACACCAAATCTCTTGAATTACTAAAATTCTATAAAAAATACTATTGTCCATattcctgaaaatttgtcacttattctcattttgtccgtccctaaaaatttgtcacctctTACTTTTACTATCTTTTGTAGTGGATCTCACACTCAACGAACTCATtaacactcatattttattgaCTATAAAACTATTTCATCCATTTCATAGTAGTtaagtcattttatcattttggtacattacatagtagtgaagtcatttaCCTTTTTAATAGATTTTCAGTGGGATGCCCCAAAAACATGTTAATCGCTTAGagtggacggagggaatactatgTTATCATGATCAAAtttatacaatatttttttacttttgtgtttttcaaatatataatgtaAGGATATAAATACATCTAATAAAGTGTTATATACCATATGCTTCATTTATTCAACTGTAACACATATTTTTCTAATGTCTTATTACATTTTCTGAAATGGAAGCATATTTCCAATTTATCCTCTGtcttattatattcatattctcCACTctaactttttatttaaatatatttagccgttaatatatctttattatttaaaaatcatttgtcccgtgcatagcacgggtgataacactagttaaaataaaaaagagggttgtgtttttgttttgatttaaaGCTATAACTTATTCTCTCTAAAAGCTTATCTTTTTCTATTACTCGCAGATGTTGATTGATAATGTCAAGGAATTTTCATTTCAAAAGTATACTATCTTGAAAAACTACACTACGTGGGTGGCTTGGTCTCAGTCCCACGAAAAAAAGTTGTCACCTTTATATAACACTGATAGTTAAGTAATAATTtaactatataaaatattttgattaacatttataacaaaaatattttgaatttccaaaaattatatAGAGTAAATAATTTTGGAATAATCGATGAAAACATTTTGATACTTTGGAGGTGGGAGTATTACTCTAGTCCAGTGCGAGTCAATAAATACTTCGTCATGTCCCGCTAATTGGgtaaaacaaattaattagatgaaggaataaaacaaaaagaaagatTTTGAAAAAACTTCGAGCAAAAGAGAAAATCTAATAAGCCTGTCAGAGAGTGAGCTGCAAGACCACCCTGGTCCAAGAAAGGAACAAAAGGTATATTAGTTCACAGACGAAAAAAATTCGGGTTTTGTAAATGTTAATAATCGAGTGTCCAACGCCATAATTTCCAAGTAAAAACTGTCGACTGAAATAATGGAATTAATATGATTGGCACAGGAATGAATGGGATACAAAAATAGTTAGCCAACAAATCCTGTTCTCGGGCTATATGGTAAAAAATGAAGTATGGCGACCTAAAATGGAGCTCAGCATTTACAAATACATACAGCCCCCGCCAAGACTAAGACGGGTGCTTGTGAATCGCATCATTGAGAAGCCGGTTCAATAAGCTTTGCTCCTCATCATTGGGATTCATGTTATGCGTTATACTGTACAAGTTTGAAGTTCCTCCAAGCTCGCCTTCTTTAGTAGGCCGTCAAGTGTTTTCTCAACAGCAGCATGACTTTTCCTTTTCCCGTCTTCTTCATCCTCACTCTTCATTCTGCTACTTCCTACATATTGAGATTGCTGAGGGATATGCATTAAAGGCCGCGATCTCCAGTAATCTGAGCACACGCGACTGTGGTCCAGAGCCTGAATTGCCTGCATAAGTAATGGCAGAATCACGCATCatcagagagatagagagagtggTGAGTCCAGAATCACAGCAGATTATACTGCATGTTTCAAACTGAAGCACATCATTTATATTCATGCAATCAGAACTAATTTAAGGGCTTGCCTGCACAATTGTTGGAGAAGAAAAGCCAAACATTTCCATTCCATCCACACTCCCTGGAGGCTGCAAAGGGGGAAGGTTTGGTCTTCCCAACTTATGTTGTTTTGCAATCTCCTGATTTACTCTATCCCGAACCAACTCCCAGCATCTGGCAGCCGAAACATGAAAATATACTTCACTAGGAGAATGCTCCTCAGAAACCTACAAGCCCAACAAATTAGAAATGAAATCATATCAACGGGAAATTAAGAAGAGGGGTAGGGGGTGACAAGACAGAAATGTTTTTGAATTTGTAGGAAAGAAATCAGGAGAATGATACGTAATTGATATGCAAGGATAGTTTACCATAGATAGATGTATCAATcaatgtaaattaggtttaccatATATTATGTTGATGTAGCCTATATAAGATGCATAATCCATGTACATTGAGAAGAAAATAAGAATGAAAGATAATACCGatttctacatggtatcagagcagaaAAAACGACCCTAGgctcagaaaattttcatcataGCCAAAAACATGTCAGATACAGAGGAGGAGATGAAACCCAATCCAGACGAAACGAAAAGCTTGAGAAACAGCAAAGGCATCACAGTAGCGTTCAAACTGAATGGGAGAAACTACCCGTTATAGTCAAGATTGATCAAGGTGAAGATAGGAGGCCGGGGGGCCTATTCTTACATCCGAAACGAACCTCCAAGCCCCGGGAGCAAGGGGTTTGAGGAGTGGGAGGAAAACGATCTCATAGTGTTCTCTTGGATCGTGGATAACATCGAAAACGACATCATCTCCGATTTCGCGCACCACCAAACATCAAAGGCGTTGTGGGATAGCCTCGTCGTGACATACGAAAACAAGGCATACAAGTATCTTATTTACGATTTGGAAGAAAAAGTAATTGCAATCAGACAAGGAAACTTGGATTTAGAGATCTATTACCGGAGGATTCACGGGCTATGGATCAACATTGATCGCTGCCAGAAGCAGCCCGTAACTTGCTGCGACAAAGGAATCGACCAGTACAAGGTACATTCAAACGAGAAACGCTTGGTCAAGTTCCTGACGGGATTGAATTAGGAATAGGATTCAATAAGGCGAGAGATCCTGAAGGAAGATCCATACCCATCAGTAGAGGCAGCCTACgggtgggtgaagacggaggcggctcAACGTCGAATCATGCCACCAGCATCCATCACACCCAACTCAGATGCCGACGGCGAAAAAACCAATTCATCATATGGGGAAATCGGCCACGGATTGGCTGCACAGAGCAACCGACCACCGCATCGGAGCAGGCCACCACACCGCACGGATTGGAGTGGGCCACCACAGCGCCCCGCAGCCACCATAGCCACCGGCCGACCAGGGAATCACCGCCCCGACACCTCCAAACTATGGTGCTCCAACTGTggaaaacaaaaacacacatgGGAAACCTGTTTTAAACGTTTGGGGtatccggagtggtgggaagagCGGCAAAGGGCAAGGGCAGCGCCGGCACAGGCGAAATTCACCGCTGGAGTGAACGGTGAGGGACAACACCGACAGACGGATGTCGGGAATCAGAGGGAAACAACCTGCGGCGGCTCAGGAAACCGCCAAGAGAGTCAATCCGGTGGCGGTGGCGTACGAGGCACCGGGAACCTCGCAGAATGGACTGGGAGCGGCGCGACGGCGACACAGCaaggaggtaaagggtttggttTTTAACCAAACCCTAATAAATCATATACCTCATGTTTTAAACCCCCAAAGTATGCAATATTAGAAAACAAACCCCACCATATTAAATACCGCCCCCCCAGATTTGCTGAAATATAAGACTGACCCCAAATACTCCCAGAAATTTCGAATGAACCCCAATACATGTGATTATGTGTCAAAAAACCATTTTGCACCCTTACAAAATATTTTCGCTGCATTTCATGTTGAAACTATGGCTGATACACATACAAAGGGATGGATTTTTattgtggggcaaccgatacgATGACTccagaaaaaaatgattttattgatCTAAGTTGTGAAGTTGATAAATCCTATATTAGAACTGCCAATGGGGAACTGATTACAGTTGTAGGGTATGGAACTATTGAGATATCTCTCACTCTTCGTCTTACGAACTGCCTATATGTTCCTACCTTGTCTCAAAGGCTAATGTCTATTAGCCATGTCACCAAGGAATTAAACTGCACACTCCTAATACACCCTAATTTTTGCATCTTGCAGGATATTTagacgaggaggattcttgggcgtggcactgagaaacaAGGACTCTattacgtggatgagatagctcaacatggtagtgcgatgctggctcacgggtccacgaaacaagaaacttggctttggcaccgaagactagggcACCCCTCCCCTGGTTATTTTAAACTTCTTTATCTGAACCTTTCTATTCCTGCTGATTTTTCTTGTGCAACTTGTGTTTTCGCCAAAAGCCACAGACAGTCTTTTAAGCCTATAAATACTCGAATGAATTCCATGTTTTCCTTAGTACATTCTGATGTATGGGGTCCGACTCCAATTGTGGGTGGAaatggttttcgatattttgtgatatttgttgatgattgcactaggatgacatgggtttatttcttgaaacataAGTCTGAAGTATTTGATAAATTTGTCTCCTTTCTCAAACTTATCCAAACACAGTTCCACACCACTATTAAAATTCttagatctgataatgggagggaatttgtgaaTAATGCCATAACCCAATTCTGCAAAGAAAAGGGCGT
It contains:
- the LOC121792380 gene encoding uncharacterized protein LOC121792380, which codes for MALSLIQCSKTPKFLPTNNFLKSRSVPLQPTFLRFSTLQQRSGKGFICAAFSAAGSSGSSSDVNPYEVLGVNPLEGFDMVKAAYKKKRKDAERRGDEAAAAQLEKAYDKIMMSQLTKRKHGETFGSFKVSKDIKYADKLPVVPWGPRFTKSEAKDIQINLAISAVFTAWIFIKRYAEYKPLQFLAFVFVYRIFEKLKAVEPPSSPTFSEEGGEDEGRMLRMGKRLLRSLSLVFGCLAFASLGYTGVLNVIEYAAGFVPVFLYNNQELLVTASSALMLYILASYYR